TATTCGGTATCCTCAAGCTACCaaacattaaataaacaaataatttaacAGCTAACCAGGCTCCATGCACTGTTGCAGCCTTTCAGGAACCTTCGGTAGGTTATTGATCCGCTAGTGAATTACCTCCAGCTCAGCCATAGGTTGCAGGCATCACCATCCCTCGCTCGTCCTCGCGGTGACAACACTCCTGCTCTTGCCCATCGCTCCTGGAAGGCAGAAGATTCGTCAGTCCCGGTTGTCTGCTGTGGTTGGCGGCAAGAGCAAAGAATAAAATCGTTATCAGctgttggggtttgtttggggttttttgtttgtttttaaagggaaGTTCTCAAACGAGCACTCTGCGAGCTCTTCACCCCAGGCGGAGTCGCACGGGTAGCTCTGACGAACAACGGCGAAAAGCGCCTTTCTGGCTCTTTGGGGCTAGATGGGGTTTCCCCCCTTCGCTGCAAACTCGCTGCAAGAACGCAGGCCGGGTGTTGCAAGAATAAGAACTAACACCACGGAATAAGAACCAACAACGCGTGACTCTGTGCAACTTACGCGCAGATGCCAAAGCCCCCGGCTGCGCCTCGAGGTCGCTGGCAGGCTCCGAGGGACCGCGCTGGGCTACGGGGGAGCCGCGGCGAGCGCAGCGCGGGTGGGAGGGCCAGGCCTCCCCAGCGGGGCCGCGCTCCCCGGGGGCATTTTGGCTTTGCTGGCTTCCCATTCCTGCGACGCTGGAACTCGGGAACTtccagcgccgccgccgccgctttCTCCCCCACCGCAGCCCCGCCTCCTGCCCGTGCGTCGTATCCCTCCGCGCGCCGGCACCTCGCACAGAAAGCGCCTTTCAGCCGCCCGCCTGCCGCCACCGCCTTCCCGCCCACCCCGCCGACATCTTCTGCCACAGCCCGCCCGCCTTTCCGATAATAAACGCGTACCGCTCGCCCCTTCTCCCCTCCAGCGCCGGGCAGCGCCAGGGGCCGCCGAGGCGGtggggcgggagcgggggcaGAAGAGCGCGGCTCCCCCCTTCCTTGCCCGCCTGGCCGCCCCCTccgggcagcgccggggacTGAGGGGGGCGCGGGGGGAAGGGGCGGCGCGCGGGGCCGAGGGGGCTGAGGAGGGGGCgcgcaggaggaggaggggactCTTTCTCCGGGCGGAAGGATCGCGCTCGCTCGCGCTGGCTGGCGGCGGCGGCGttggcggcgggcggcgggcggctGCGAGTTGttgtttcctcctcctcctcctcctcctgctgctgcccgtGGGTTGAATGGTGGAGCCGAGACTCTCCCCGGTGAACGAGCAGTGACAGCGACCGGGCGGGTGCCTTTCGCTGGGACCCGACGCTGCCGCGGGAGCGCGGCCCGAgcacccccccttccccccctttccccccctcccctccccggtTTTCGCTTCGCCATGTCCGGGGACGGCGGCAGCCGGCACACGGCGGAGCTGCGAGCGGGTGAGTGGTGGCCAGGGGAGCCGAAGAGGGTCGGCGGGCAGGGGGGAGAAAGGGGAGCCCGCGGGGAAGGGGCGAGCGCCAGCCCTGACGGCCTCTCCTCTCCCCGCAGAGCTCTACTTCCTCATCGCTCGCTTTTTGGAGGACGGACCCTGCCAGCAAGCGGCTCAGGTaggggatggatggatggagggatggatggagggatggatggatggcgCCGCCGGGCctggcggggagggggcggccgGGTAGGGCGGCTGATCGGGCGGCGCGCTCGCCGCCTCgtcctccttctcctttttttctctctttttaaaaccTTGTCTCACACCCCGCTTTTGTTGTTACTGCAGGTCCTGATCCGAGAAGTGGCGGAGAAAGAGGTAAGAGCGGCGCCGCGCACCCGGCGCTCGCCCCGCCTGCGgcctccctcccccttccctcgcTCTCCCGCTTCCCCCGCCCCATCCCGGGCGCAGCCGGGGGGCTCCTcgggggagggggagccgctCACGGGGCGccctctcttctctccctcagctgctgcccaAGCGCACGGACTGGACGGGCAAGGAGCATCCTCGGAGCTACGAGAACCTGGTAAGAGGAGCGGGCGCTGGTGAGAGGAGAGAGCGCTGCGACGGGCAaagttgttttttccccctccctcactctccctgagcagcccggcaaaaaaattgaatttcccgcaaaaaaaaaaaaaaaaaaaggcaacttaaaaaaaagaaccaaacccaacaactttggaatttatttattttttttttaatttttataacgACCTCCGTCCGGCCCTCGATGCCCGCTCGGTGTCCCGGGAGGACGCCGGCGGGGGTCCGGCCTGTGCCCACCCGCCCGAGCGGGGTCAATAACGACGCGCGCGCCGGGCCCGGCCGCGCTCGCTCCGCGACGTCACGGCCGCGGTGCGGGCGGGCGCCACagccgcgcgcgcggcgccgcgCAGGGCGGGGCGGGGCCAGCGGCGGCGGGTGCCGGTGCGCGCGCGGCCGGGCGGGGGCGCTCGCGGCCGCCCGCGCGCACACAatgggccgggccgggccggctgCCCCCGCCGCGCGCCCGCCGCGCGCTGCCCGAGCCCGGGATGTGCGGCGGGAGGGGCCCCTCCGGGTGCACCCCCGGCCTGAGCCGCTGGTCAGGGGCGTCTCTGTGTGCCATGGACCTAGTGCGTGGGAATAACTGGGCTCGTCATGGTCACATCGCGAATTTGACTGGTGGAGTTTtgatttgttgggttttttttgtttttttttttcttttaattcccTGATGCGTGCTTTTCATCTCGGGTGTAGATAAAACTAAGTGTTAGTTGTAGTGATGTAGCTCCTGCTAGCAAAGAGGGgcctgaatattttttttcccctgtaataTGTTGTGAACTACAGTAGTTAGGAAAACAGCAATTAAGGTGTCTGAATTGTGGCTGTTAGCTACCTGTTGCTTGCATTGTTTTCATTGCAGATGCACTGTTGTATAATTTAGTCTCTGAATTTCTGAATACAGTTTAAGAGGAAGACTGAGCCCTGCTTGTGATGTTCATCAAAGACAGATTTCCCTTCGGGCTTGCTGGTTGCTTATAGTAGTTCTGAACTCCAGTGCTTCTGAGACACAGACATGTGGAGAACTTTTGAACTGACATAAAAGGAGGCAGAACAGTTTGCATCTGTAATGCATCTGATAAAGACTGTTGGCATATACATTATTTTAGTTATATAACAAATGTTACAGTGTGAATCATAGATATTTACTGTAGTTGGAACAGGTTTACTTACAGCGTTGGATTTTTTCTGTAGCAAGAGGTGTATTGGCACAGGCATTTTCATGCATGTGGTTTTGAAGAATTGATAGTGATTAACTTGTTGAATACATATGGATACATACCAATGCTTTTGAATTTTCCTGAAATCAAGTATCATCAAGAAATTCAACTGGGAATTTCAGAGTGCATATTATACCATtcttatttacttatttatttgtaaGACAGGGAGGCCGTGTTACTCATTTCAAATGATGGTCAGAAGTTGATTGGTAAAACTTATCATGAATCTTTCTCTTTTATCCTATAAATTATAAAGAATTGGAAGTGCAGTCTTAGTGTAGtatggatttggggtttttgtatATATTCAGGATGTAAAGGGATGTGAAGAAGGAGATAGTgaggaaaaagatattttaaggGTTGAAGTAAGAACCCTTGGTGAGAGACAAGTTCATTCACGCCCTTTCTGAGAAACTTCTTTTGTTTGTGGAATGCAGGTAAATACCAACTTATTTAGAATACGTATCTAATGACGTAAGATGTTCTTCCTCAAAACTTGGACTTGATGCTGGATACTTGTATTTGAAGAGATGATGCTGaccaggttttttttcttttcctagtcTTCTGTTCATAACAAAGTTTTCTTAGACTTCCTGATGAATGTTTCTATGACCTTTTCTACCTTGTCCCTACCTAGAtgttggggtgtgtgtgtgaaatagaTTACTTCGTTTTTGATGCTTCTCTCCATTCTTTGTATTTGTTCTTGCTTCAGTTGTCAAAAATATGTGAACTTTGTATGACTTGACACTTCAGGCTTGTGAAAGCTGACCCAGAAGTGTATTTGCAGTGTGACAGTTACATTTTGTACAAAAGCAGTGTTTTTCACTATGTCTTGTTCGTTAAACAAAAACTTATTTATCTCAAACCAAAGGATTTTAGCTTTAAGATAGAGGCTGATGATGAGCTAGCATTctgtttcttcatattttttttttcatttaaaatttttccAGCTTTAAGATGGTGACTCTTTCTGAAGACAGCATATTTAGTCATGTTTGGGTACCACTTCTCAGAAATGAATGTCATGAGCTTTCACTACACTTCGTAGAAAGGTCTGAGGGGAGAAAAGCTAGGAAATAAAATTACCAGTAAATGTCGTGTTAGATGTCT
This DNA window, taken from Pseudopipra pipra isolate bDixPip1 chromosome 3, bDixPip1.hap1, whole genome shotgun sequence, encodes the following:
- the LOC135410690 gene encoding cuticle collagen 2C-like; the protein is MAKRKPGRGGGERGGRGGARAALPRQRRVPAKGTRPVAVTARSPGRVSAPPFNPRAAAGGGGGGGNNNSQPPAARRQRRRRQPARASAILPPGERVPSSSCAPPPQPPRPRAPPLPPAPPSVPGAARRGRPGGQGRGEPRSSAPAPAPPPRRPLALPGAGGEKGRAVRVYYRKGGRAVAEDVGGVGGKAVAAGGRLKGAFCARCRRAEGYDARAGGGAAVGEKAAAAALEVPEFQRRRNGKPAKPKCPRGARPRWGGLALPPALRSPRLPRSPARSLGACQRPRGAAGGFGICARQPGLTNLLPSRSDGQEQECCHREDERGMVMPATYG